Below is a genomic region from Euzebyales bacterium.
GTCCCACGACTCACCGCGTTGGGTCCAGTCATCGCGGTCGATCCACCCGGAACGGTGACCGGCCACACCGGCGCGCCCTACCGATACGGCCCCCGCGCCTGTGTCGACGCCCGCTTCGTCCGTGCGGTCATCGGCCACCTGGCACTCGACCGGGTCGTGTTGCACGGCTGGTCGATGGGCGGACTCGTCGCGGCGCTGGCCGCCGACCTTGTGCCGGCCCGGGTCACCGGGCTCGTGCTCTTCGCGCCGGCGTTGCCCTGGCGACGCACCGCACGGTTTGAACAGTTGGCGTGGCAGACGCTGGGTCGCGCCGCACTCGCCGTCGGAGCGCCGGTCGCACGCGCCGGGCTACGCCTGGCAGGCCCGCGTGCCCTGACCCGAAAACGCGCCGCCGTGACCGGTGTGGACGTGTTCGCCAACGCCCGGGGCGACGTACCCGGCGGCGACCCGAGCTTGGTGTCGCCTGAACAGGTCGCTGTGTACGTCGACGACCTGACCACGGCTGCTCAGCGCCCAGGGCTCCTCGTCGGCGGCGTCACCGCGTTCGCATCGGCCATGACCGCGATGTTCGTCGACCAGCAGCCGGTCTTGGACGTACTCGATCGGCTCCCCGTGCCGGTGCTGTTGCTGTGGGGGACCGACGACCCGCTTGTCGACCCGCCGTCGTATCAGCGCCACGCCGAGCGCACGGGGTGGACCCCCCATGCGGTCGAACACGCCGGCCACCTGCTGCCCATCGAACGACCAGACGAGTGCGTCCGCGCGGTCCAAGACTGGCTGACGCGCACGCCAGACTGAGCAGTCGACCCGCCCTG
It encodes:
- a CDS encoding alpha/beta hydrolase — encoded protein: VPRLTALGPVIAVDPPGTVTGHTGAPYRYGPRACVDARFVRAVIGHLALDRVVLHGWSMGGLVAALAADLVPARVTGLVLFAPALPWRRTARFEQLAWQTLGRAALAVGAPVARAGLRLAGPRALTRKRAAVTGVDVFANARGDVPGGDPSLVSPEQVAVYVDDLTTAAQRPGLLVGGVTAFASAMTAMFVDQQPVLDVLDRLPVPVLLLWGTDDPLVDPPSYQRHAERTGWTPHAVEHAGHLLPIERPDECVRAVQDWLTRTPD